The genomic stretch TTCCCCCACAATTCAAGCAACAGCTTCAAACCCAAGAACGCAACCAAGTTTGGCAGCAAGTCGAAAGCATCCAGAAGAGTTTCCTGTCTCAATCTGAGCAGCTCGATGCCATCAACGGTCCAACGTCACAAGAATGGTTCAAACTCGCAACAGAACGCATTACCTTGATTAATCAAGTCCGCAATTTGTTACAAGGTGAAATGAACACCCTTTCAGAACAACGCGCAGCCAGCGCCATCATGACCCGCAATGTTCTCACCATCGGCGCCGCTGTGCTTTCCTTCCTGTTTGCGTGGATCGTTATCGCGACCGTCACTAACTTGAGAAGTCGTGTTGGCTCCTTAACAAGCAAGTTGTCTGAGATGGCTAAACGCTGCGATCTCTCCGTCGATCTTGACCAAACGGGCCGTGACGAAATTGCCTCTATTGCGGCGAGCATTAACCAACTTAACCACGCGATTCGTCATTTGATTCAAGATGTCAAAGAGACCAATGATCACAGCACAGAACGTCTAAACCAAATCATCGCAACTTCCGGAGAACTCGACTCAAGCGGCCAAGAAACCATCGCAAAATGTGACAATATCGCCACCGCAATGACCGAACTGTCTCAATCCAGTGTTGAAATTGCCCACTCAGCCGAGCGTGCAACCGAAGACACAGACAATATGAACCAGCAAGTATTGGAGTGCCAAAGCCAAAGTACACTTTCATTTAATTCGGTAAAAAGCTTGCTAGCGCAAATCGACGCCACGCAGCATTGCATGCATGAGTTAGAAAGCGATACACAAAGCATTGGGCAAATCGTCGCGACCATCAACGCCGTATCCGAACAAACCAACCTCTTGGCGCTCAATGCTGCGATTGAAGCCGCCCGAGCAGGAGAACATGGCCGTGGTTTCGCAGTTGTCTCATCTGAAGTCAGAGATCTTGCCCAGCGTAGCCAAGAAGCAACAGAGAGCATCAGTAAACTGCTGGATAAAATTCGTGACAACACAAAATCTGCGGTGGATAACATGGCGAAGAGTAAACAGGCCAGTGATGAAACGTTCCATTCTGTCGATGTAGTAAAACAGAGTGTCGAAAAGCTGGAATCGGCTATCGAACAGGTCAATCAACACATCAGTAGTATTGCCAACGCCACCATTGAACAGTCCAAAGCCAGTGAAGCGATCGACAAAGATGTCGATGTTTTGGCCGACATTGCACATCGCACCGGTAGCCATGCGAACAACCTCAACGAAATCGTCAACGGTTACCAAGCAGAAGTGCATCGAGTCCAAGGTAAACTTCACGAATTTAAACTCTAGTCTCTCAAGACGAAAACAGTACTGCTGTACAAAAACAACAAAGGCCCAACTGGGCCTTTGTTGTTTCTTTTTGTTAGCAACACGAATGGTTCTTTTGCCGACAATTAACACTCATCTGAATGCTAGCTAATGGCGGCAAAACGCATTTTGTTGGCCTTTTTCTCGTTATACATACGCTGGTCGGCTTGTTTGAGCATCTCTTCAGAATCTTTCATCTCATGGTGGAACAAGCAGTAACCAATGCTAATGTGCAAATAGATCAACTCACCTTCATACACAATGGGCATCGAGCAAAGCGCCGCTTTGAGTTTATTGAGTAAGATTTCCATGTCTTTTTCATGCGTCATTCTTGCAGAGAGTACCAAAAACTCATCGCCACCAATGCGTGCGACTAAGTCGGTCGAGCGCAAAGTACTCTTCAACCTTTCCGCACAAGCAATCAG from Vibrio vulnificus NBRC 15645 = ATCC 27562 encodes the following:
- a CDS encoding methyl-accepting chemotaxis protein; its protein translation is MHSLLRRFQLYIIVSIVAGIPLLISIFLAGNTILDFNRQAKMSEVDREAIKMVILFDNLAHNLAVERGLTAGVLGSKGNPDQVAALGQQRGKADQAIAALRSYKPELLNSTFVNMLVSDITQQLSQLNNVRAGVDKLAPTIAPFGYYSNLNQLAIDNSRLMLSQVGNYQLGALGESLVSIIIMKERAGQVRGALNGVFARGQATPVLYANIQGYISSGDYAKRSAMLELPPQFKQQLQTQERNQVWQQVESIQKSFLSQSEQLDAINGPTSQEWFKLATERITLINQVRNLLQGEMNTLSEQRAASAIMTRNVLTIGAAVLSFLFAWIVIATVTNLRSRVGSLTSKLSEMAKRCDLSVDLDQTGRDEIASIAASINQLNHAIRHLIQDVKETNDHSTERLNQIIATSGELDSSGQETIAKCDNIATAMTELSQSSVEIAHSAERATEDTDNMNQQVLECQSQSTLSFNSVKSLLAQIDATQHCMHELESDTQSIGQIVATINAVSEQTNLLALNAAIEAARAGEHGRGFAVVSSEVRDLAQRSQEATESISKLLDKIRDNTKSAVDNMAKSKQASDETFHSVDVVKQSVEKLESAIEQVNQHISSIANATIEQSKASEAIDKDVDVLADIAHRTGSHANNLNEIVNGYQAEVHRVQGKLHEFKL